In Harpia harpyja isolate bHarHar1 chromosome Z, bHarHar1 primary haplotype, whole genome shotgun sequence, a single window of DNA contains:
- the SLC26A1 gene encoding sulfate anion transporter 1 isoform X2 codes for MKRLCGDRINKEAEQETCRLTENPLLNSGSSTTCSKESCAPEELCYCVLIRNLLWNYCTYFVPLENIHEVGTETMERPLEATRMENSTSSCFLMERKTHVKINRKEVMLAKLRKSCSCTPKKLKNFVMDFLPVLRWLPKYQCKEYIWGDVMSGLVIGIILVPQAIAYSLLAGLKPIYSLYTSFFANIIYFLMGTSRHVSVGIFSLISLMVGQVVDRELLLAGFDLNDDAPPALGDGSLQNDSQSNTTAFNLTITGMNAECGKECYAIGIATALTFVAGVYQVLMGIFRLGFVSMYLSESVLDGFATGASLTILTAQVKYLIGIKIPRSQGHGMLVITWINIFRNISQANLCDVITSAICIVVLVTAKELGDRYKHKLKFPLPTELVVIVVATLVSHYGKLNEVYASSVSGAIPTGFIPPKVPHFNLMLRVAVDALPLAIVSFVFTVSLSEMCAKKYAYTIRANQEMFAVGFCNIIPSFFHSFATSAALAKTLVKTSTGCQTQVSGVISAMVVLLVLLFLAPLFYSLQKCVLACIIIVSLRGALRKFRDVPAQYHVNKVDTLVWVVTMSASALISTEIGLLVGIVFSILCIIVRTQRPRTALLGQIQDTSFYEDDLEYENLSSVPKVKIFRFEAPLYYANRNYFLKSLYRLTNLDPNLEAARRKKYEKENQHLKKGGDTTANGLGIGDTTLQLVPKQIDFQALVVDCSSISFLDTTGVNTLKEILKDYKDLNISVLLACCNPSVIDSLKRGGYFGKDFGSMQEMLFYSIHNAVQFAKDQKLPADCSV; via the exons GAAAACATACATGAAGTAGGCACTGAGACAATGGAAAGACCACTTGAGGCTACCAGAATGGAAAACAGCACCTCTTCCTGCTTTCTCATGGAAAGAAAGACTCATGTCAAGATTAATAGGAAAGAAGTCATGCTAGCTAAGCTGAGGAAGAGCTGTTCCTGCACCCCAAAGAAGCTAAAGAACTTTGTCATGGACTTTCTTCCTGTTTTACGATGGCTTCCCAAGTACCAGTGCAAAGAGTATATTTGGGGGGACGTTATGTCTGGGTTAGTTATTGGGATCATTTTGGTGCCCCAAGCAATTGCATACTCACTGCTGGCAGGTCTGAAGCCCATTTATAGCCTTTACACATCATTCTTTGCCAACATCATCTATTTCTTAATGGGTACATCCCGTCATGTCTCAGTTGGCATTTTCAGCTTGATAAGCTTAATGGTAGGACAAGTTGTGGACCGAGAACTTCTCTTGGCTGGGTTTGACTTGAATGATGATGCCCCACCAGCCTTGGGTGATGGCTCTCTGCAGAATGACAGTCAGTCCAACACAACTGCCTTCAACCTTACAATCACAGGGATGAATGCTGAGTGTGGAAAGGAATGCTATGCTATTGGCATTGCTACAGCCTTGACATTTGTGGCTGGAGTGTATCAG GTTCTAATGGGAATCTTTCGTCTGGGTTTCGTATCTATGTACCTATCTGAGTCTGTACTAGATGGCTTTGCAACTGGTGCTTCCTTAACTATTTTAACAGCTCAAGTGAAGTATCTGATTGGAATAAAAATCCCACGTAGCCAAGGGCATGGGATGCTTGTTATTACCTGGATTAACATTTTCCGGAACATTTCTCAGGCTAACCTTTGTGATGTCATCACAAGTGCCATTTGTATCGTGGTGCTGGTCACTGCTAAGGAACTGGGAGATCGGTATAAGCATAAGCTGAAATTTCCTCTTCCCACAGAGCTGGTAGTTATTGTTGTGGCAACACTGGTGTCACACTACGGGAAGTTAAACGAAGTGTATGCATCCAGTGTTTCTGGAGCTATTCCAACAGGATTTATTCCCCCCAAGGTACCACATTTCAACTTAATGCTGCGAGTCGCTGTAGATGCTTTGCCTCTTGCCATAGTCAGCTTTGTCTTCACTGTGTCCCTTTCAGAAATGTGTGCAAAGAAATATGCTTACACCATCCGAGCCAATCAGGAAATGTTTGCTGTGGGGTTCTGCAACATCATTCCTTCATTCTTCCACTCTTTTGCGACCAGTGCAGCTCTAGCAAAAACACTCGTCAAAACATCTACAGGCTGCCAGACTCAAGTCTCTGGAGTAATTAGTGCAATGGTGGTtttgctggtgctgcttttcttggCACCTCTCTTCTATTCCTTGCAGAAGTGTGTCCTGGCTTGTATCATCATTGTCAGCCTCCGAGGAGCCCTAAGGAAGTTCCGAGATGTGCCAGCACAGTACCATGTGAATAAGGTGGACACACTTGTTTGGGTTGTTACCATGTCAGCCTCTGCCTTGATCAGCACAGAAATAGGGCTGTTAGTTGGCattgttttctccattttatgCATCATTGTTCGAACACAGCGTCCACGGACAGCCCTGCTTGGTCAGATCCAAGACACCAGCTTTTATGAGGATGACTTAGAATATGAAAATCTCTCTTCTGTTCCAAAGGTCAAAATATTCCGTTTTGAGGCCCCACTTTACTATGCAAATAGAAACTACTTCCTAAAGTCTCTGTACAGATTGACTAACTTAGATCCTAACCTAGAAGCTGCTAGAAGGAAGAAATATGAGAAGGAAAACCAGCATCTGAAAAAGGGAGGTGACACAACTGCTAATGGACTGGGCATTGGAGACACCACTCTGCAACTAGTTCCTAAGCAAATTGATTTCCAAGCTCTTGTTGTAGATTGCTCTTCCATCTCATTTTTGGATACCACTGGAGTTAATACTCTAAAGGAAATCCTGAAAGACTACAAGGACTTAAACATTTCTGTTCTCCTGGCTTGCTGCAATCCCTCAGTGATAGACTCTCTGAAAAGAGGAGGTTACTTTGGGAAAGATTTTGGAAGTATGCAGGAAATGCTGTTCTACAGTATACATAATGCTGTGCAGTTTGCAAAAGACCAAAAGCTTCCAGCAGATTGCTCAGTTTAA
- the SLC26A1 gene encoding sulfate anion transporter 1 isoform X3 — MERPLEATRMENSTSSCFLMERKTHVKINRKEVMLAKLRKSCSCTPKKLKNFVMDFLPVLRWLPKYQCKEYIWGDVMSGLVIGIILVPQAIAYSLLAGLKPIYSLYTSFFANIIYFLMGTSRHVSVGIFSLISLMVGQVVDRELLLAGFDLNDDAPPALGDGSLQNDSQSNTTAFNLTITGMNAECGKECYAIGIATALTFVAGVYQVLMGIFRLGFVSMYLSESVLDGFATGASLTILTAQVKYLIGIKIPRSQGHGMLVITWINIFRNISQANLCDVITSAICIVVLVTAKELGDRYKHKLKFPLPTELVVIVVATLVSHYGKLNEVYASSVSGAIPTGFIPPKVPHFNLMLRVAVDALPLAIVSFVFTVSLSEMCAKKYAYTIRANQEMFAVGFCNIIPSFFHSFATSAALAKTLVKTSTGCQTQVSGVISAMVVLLVLLFLAPLFYSLQKCVLACIIIVSLRGALRKFRDVPAQYHVNKVDTLVWVVTMSASALISTEIGLLVGIVFSILCIIVRTQRPRTALLGQIQDTSFYEDDLEYENLSSVPKVKIFRFEAPLYYANRNYFLKSLYRLTNLDPNLEAARRKKYEKENQHLKKGGDTTANGLGIGDTTLQLVPKQIDFQALVVDCSSISFLDTTGVNTLKEILKDYKDLNISVLLACCNPSVIDSLKRGGYFGKDFGSMQEMLFYSIHNAVQFAKDQKLPADCSV; from the exons ATGGAAAGACCACTTGAGGCTACCAGAATGGAAAACAGCACCTCTTCCTGCTTTCTCATGGAAAGAAAGACTCATGTCAAGATTAATAGGAAAGAAGTCATGCTAGCTAAGCTGAGGAAGAGCTGTTCCTGCACCCCAAAGAAGCTAAAGAACTTTGTCATGGACTTTCTTCCTGTTTTACGATGGCTTCCCAAGTACCAGTGCAAAGAGTATATTTGGGGGGACGTTATGTCTGGGTTAGTTATTGGGATCATTTTGGTGCCCCAAGCAATTGCATACTCACTGCTGGCAGGTCTGAAGCCCATTTATAGCCTTTACACATCATTCTTTGCCAACATCATCTATTTCTTAATGGGTACATCCCGTCATGTCTCAGTTGGCATTTTCAGCTTGATAAGCTTAATGGTAGGACAAGTTGTGGACCGAGAACTTCTCTTGGCTGGGTTTGACTTGAATGATGATGCCCCACCAGCCTTGGGTGATGGCTCTCTGCAGAATGACAGTCAGTCCAACACAACTGCCTTCAACCTTACAATCACAGGGATGAATGCTGAGTGTGGAAAGGAATGCTATGCTATTGGCATTGCTACAGCCTTGACATTTGTGGCTGGAGTGTATCAG GTTCTAATGGGAATCTTTCGTCTGGGTTTCGTATCTATGTACCTATCTGAGTCTGTACTAGATGGCTTTGCAACTGGTGCTTCCTTAACTATTTTAACAGCTCAAGTGAAGTATCTGATTGGAATAAAAATCCCACGTAGCCAAGGGCATGGGATGCTTGTTATTACCTGGATTAACATTTTCCGGAACATTTCTCAGGCTAACCTTTGTGATGTCATCACAAGTGCCATTTGTATCGTGGTGCTGGTCACTGCTAAGGAACTGGGAGATCGGTATAAGCATAAGCTGAAATTTCCTCTTCCCACAGAGCTGGTAGTTATTGTTGTGGCAACACTGGTGTCACACTACGGGAAGTTAAACGAAGTGTATGCATCCAGTGTTTCTGGAGCTATTCCAACAGGATTTATTCCCCCCAAGGTACCACATTTCAACTTAATGCTGCGAGTCGCTGTAGATGCTTTGCCTCTTGCCATAGTCAGCTTTGTCTTCACTGTGTCCCTTTCAGAAATGTGTGCAAAGAAATATGCTTACACCATCCGAGCCAATCAGGAAATGTTTGCTGTGGGGTTCTGCAACATCATTCCTTCATTCTTCCACTCTTTTGCGACCAGTGCAGCTCTAGCAAAAACACTCGTCAAAACATCTACAGGCTGCCAGACTCAAGTCTCTGGAGTAATTAGTGCAATGGTGGTtttgctggtgctgcttttcttggCACCTCTCTTCTATTCCTTGCAGAAGTGTGTCCTGGCTTGTATCATCATTGTCAGCCTCCGAGGAGCCCTAAGGAAGTTCCGAGATGTGCCAGCACAGTACCATGTGAATAAGGTGGACACACTTGTTTGGGTTGTTACCATGTCAGCCTCTGCCTTGATCAGCACAGAAATAGGGCTGTTAGTTGGCattgttttctccattttatgCATCATTGTTCGAACACAGCGTCCACGGACAGCCCTGCTTGGTCAGATCCAAGACACCAGCTTTTATGAGGATGACTTAGAATATGAAAATCTCTCTTCTGTTCCAAAGGTCAAAATATTCCGTTTTGAGGCCCCACTTTACTATGCAAATAGAAACTACTTCCTAAAGTCTCTGTACAGATTGACTAACTTAGATCCTAACCTAGAAGCTGCTAGAAGGAAGAAATATGAGAAGGAAAACCAGCATCTGAAAAAGGGAGGTGACACAACTGCTAATGGACTGGGCATTGGAGACACCACTCTGCAACTAGTTCCTAAGCAAATTGATTTCCAAGCTCTTGTTGTAGATTGCTCTTCCATCTCATTTTTGGATACCACTGGAGTTAATACTCTAAAGGAAATCCTGAAAGACTACAAGGACTTAAACATTTCTGTTCTCCTGGCTTGCTGCAATCCCTCAGTGATAGACTCTCTGAAAAGAGGAGGTTACTTTGGGAAAGATTTTGGAAGTATGCAGGAAATGCTGTTCTACAGTATACATAATGCTGTGCAGTTTGCAAAAGACCAAAAGCTTCCAGCAGATTGCTCAGTTTAA